Below is a genomic region from Miscanthus floridulus cultivar M001 chromosome 1, ASM1932011v1, whole genome shotgun sequence.
CGCTTGCGCGCGCACCCACCATGAATTTCTTTTTTTGTCATaccatttgaatttaaaagaagTTCATATTATTGAGTTGTAAGTAATGATATATGGTTGGAAAAACTAACAGTGAAAGGTCAGTAGCATGCATGGAATAAGAAAGAACGGAGCAGCATACGCTAGGGATCAAAGTTAGGAAAGACTGACGACCACACGCAAATATGCCAGCAAGTGACATACAGTTGTGTCTGTAAGCATCTTCTTTTTTGCTCTCTCTATTTATAATATGAATAAAAAGCAGTTGTTCTCTCCAAGTCCATACAAGTATACAATCCCATTTGCTCCCCTATATATAGGCATCGTCGACTCCTCTCCTACAACAAGGCTCAAGCAAGTCAAGTTGAGCACAAGTGAAGTGAGCGAGTCTCTACTAGCTATAGTTGCTTGTGCACACAGTACAGTACACTCGATCTCTGtcaatttattaattaattgattgATGGCGTGGCCCAAGAACAACCAGAACCCCAGGGTGTTCCTGGACCTCAGCATCGACGGCGAGAAGGTTGGCCGCGTCGTCATCGAGCTGTTCGCCGACAAGGTGCCCAAGACGGCGGAGAACTTCCGTCTGCTGTGCACCGGCGAGCGCGGCGCGGGCCGGTGGTCGGGCAAGCGGCTGCACTACAAGGGCGCGCCGTTCCACCGCGTGGTGCCCGGGTTCATGTGCCAGGGCGGCGACATCACGGCGGGCAACGGCACGGGCGGCGAGTCCGCACTCGGCGACGGCGGCCGGTACTTCGCGGACGAGGCGCTCGGCGTCGTCCGGCACTCCGGCCCTGGCGTGGTGTCCATGGCCAACGCCGGGCCCAACACCAACGGCTCCCAGTTCTTCATCACCTTCGCCGACGCGCCGTGGCTGGACGGCCGCCACGTCGCGTTCGGCCGCGTCGAGCAAGGCATGGACGCGGTGCGCGCCGTCGAAAAGGCCGGGTCCATGAGCGGCAGGACGGTGAGGCCTGTCGTCATCGCCGACTGCGGCGAGCTCAAGGACCACGCCGCCGCCATGCTCTAATCAAGGATCATCAAACTTACTCTCCGATCCACCGAATCTGACAGCAGTACGTATACACGTACACTTCTATTACAAGATGCGTGCCAGACTACGATCGTAGATGAGCATATATATGCGTGACTATTGTGTTCTCATTTGTTCATGTGCACCTATTTATCGTGTTGACCGTTCCTATATATAAATGCTGAGGTGTGTGAGAGGTAAATTCTGTATAATAATAATACGATGGTGAATGAAATTGCTCACTGTTATTGCCTTTGGTGTGCCAAGTCAATGCAAGTGACGTCGTTTCTTTCGTCTTGCATTGTACTGGTTTCAGTAACTCTTATTACTACTCCCAACTGGGGAGGAAAGGAATACGATGTAGTATTAGGGGGGAGATGATGTCGAGACGAGCACAAGTACCACGGATCAGTGCACAAGTGATTATGGCAAGCAACTGCAATATATAACGCGTACTACAATCCAAGTTGCAGGAATTGCAGGCAGATGCCTCATGGCAAGCTATCATATTCCGCGCGCGTAGAGATAACCGTGATAAATCGCCTTAAAAAATCGGATTCAAAAATCAAAGTCTGATATCTCAACCTAGTTATTAAGACAAGACAACAAAAGTGATAGAACCAGCTAGACCAAATCTAAATAGCGTACTTTTTATATAGTGCCTTGAGCGTACATAATATACCCAAGATACTCAATATTCACTAACAGGATGAAAGTATAAACTTGAACAAAATATCCAATATTTACGAACTGGATGGATAAAGGGTTTTCTAAAAATGAAATGCTTGGTAAGTGTCATTCCTTAACGGCGATGGTTCGAATCCACCagttacccccccccccccccccctaaaaaaAAATGCCAAAGGTTTTTTGCCCAATAGTGTAATCTTACAAGCATTATATCTCGTTGTGGCATCACAACAAACAAGAGCCGAGGCTTTAGGAAACCTAATAATTAACGCACAAGTGCCAAAAAGCCAGTAGGGAGTGGTGGAGCTAGCTCGGTAAGTTTTGATTCTCTAGTCTCAACTTTAGCTAGTTAAAGAATAAAAATTTATATCACTATAGTTCACTTTTGTGGTCTAAAGTTTTGTGACGTTAGCTAAACTTTAGATAGGACTTTTGACCTCATGTTTGGAGCCTCAAGAGCTAAAGTGATTTAAAGTTTAGTAGCTAAAATTTAAACCACGGATTCAAATAGGGCCTAAGCACCTGATGTGCTCATACAACCTGTAATTCTTGGAAAGTCACTGCACCATCAACCGACCAACTACTTCCTCCACATGGCATTGTTGGTGCCATCGCAAAAAGAGCCAAAAACACCCGACAACATAATAGAGCGACACCAAGATCTAAAGCTTGAACTAGAGATTCAGATTTGTCGAGAACCTACCTGATGAGCCCAGAGTCATTGCTCAAAATAGCATAGTTAAGGTATGGAAATAAAGGGTGGACGACCTTATTCTAAAATAGAAATGCCACCTCTTTGAACCAAAACCTAGCATAGGTTTGTCACGAAGACAACCGCTTGGAACTCTAGGATGCCTAGCACCAACTACAACTAAAACCCTAATCTACCCTAGCAACTACATGGACAATGATCCATAGATTCCTCTACCTCTTGAGTTGTAGAGATACGGAGGATCAACTGACAACAGCATGGACAAATTTTGGGAAATCTCCATTTGGATTATGCTATTTCCTTTTCATGCATTTTGTTTGGATCAAATCCTAGATAGCTAGAAAAGTTGTCTAGCCTATGTAGCAATATGAGGCACCCAATTTTGAGTGCCGGGCATGAGAAGTTGTTGCCTGATTTAGCCTCCTAGGCATGCTAACATGTCAAACAACCAAATAGCCTAACTTTTTTTTCTTATGGCACCAACCATCAATATTTGACTTCCTTTACGAAAGGTTATCTGACTTCGTTGTCCCATCTAGAGTGAATGGACTAGAGCATGTGAGACAATGGAAATCATTAATAAAAGGTGTATAGTGCCCATGAAGAACAGTAGTTAAATCATGATTTATTATTGAAGGAAGAAGCCGGTTGTTTAATCTACCATTATGTAAAAAAAAGCTATGTTAGAGAAATATAGAGCTGTGAAAGGGCCTATAGCCTAGTGGTTATAAGAGCCTTAGTAGCACCTCATGTCTTGGGCGACTCCCATGGGAGCGAATATTTCAGTATTTAACGGtgttgtgctttcagtggtaggcgatgttttcatcgacagcgaggcgcctgtggtgactttATCAATCTCGAGGATTTATCAGCCCAATCTTCTTAAATGCttataggggtagggtttgcgtgcatgcattcataggggtgagtgtgcatgTGTGGTGAGCGTCTACGTTATACTGTGTAATTCGAAAAAAAGAGAACTTCAGATTCAAGCTACTACTCTTCTTTAAGTAAATCATTCTACATTAGAGGAACCTGTCCCTTTATGTTTATGCTTTCTTTAGAACCTGTGCAAATAACATCGATCTTGTCCCATGTGAATCATGTTAGATTGATCCCACCAGTTTGGCCCAACGATCAATTGggccttgatccgcgccctgatcgggggcgcccaaccctaactatagttggtgggcccccatcacacagcgccataaaaagggaggtgggggccggggcacagGGCACAAGattcacctgagccgccagacaCCTAACCTACATCCCAAACCCtaaccgatctagagagggggcgctgccagcgacgagaAGCACCGCCACCGGCTTCACCCTGCCTCTGCACCGCCACCTTGTGACTGTGCCTCCACCGCATCACCATCGCGCCTTCACCGAGTCACCACCGCGCACCAGcgatggccagctcgtcttcgtcgaaggcggccgatggtttgcatctccgcacccctctctctctctgttttccCATTACTAGTATATGTTCTAGGGTTCACTATTTATCCCAAATGTCAGTTAGACCTGGCTGATCTACACCTAGCCGATCCTATGTAACTATCACTGGTATCAGTCGCCTAGTCTAGATGTAGATCTAGTCTTTGGGGGTAGAAATCATGAAGAAAACAGAAGGAGGGGACTCGATACCCTAACCCTAGATGGATGGACGGAGAAGGGGGAAGACATACCCAGTTTctcgccgccgtcgccaccgccgcgAGCGGGAAGATGCACCCGC
It encodes:
- the LOC136490463 gene encoding peptidyl-prolyl cis-trans isomerase-like — protein: MAWPKNNQNPRVFLDLSIDGEKVGRVVIELFADKVPKTAENFRLLCTGERGAGRWSGKRLHYKGAPFHRVVPGFMCQGGDITAGNGTGGESALGDGGRYFADEALGVVRHSGPGVVSMANAGPNTNGSQFFITFADAPWLDGRHVAFGRVEQGMDAVRAVEKAGSMSGRTVRPVVIADCGELKDHAAAML